One window from the genome of Pararhizobium gei encodes:
- a CDS encoding D-amino acid dehydrogenase, producing the protein MKVAVLGAGIIGVTSAYQLAKAGHDVVVVDRQPGPALETSFANAGEVSFGYCSPWAAPGIPQKALKWIFMEHAPLILRPKFDAAMLSWMLKMLSNCTYEKYALNKSRMLRLSDYSRAALTELREETGIAYDERMRGTLQLFRNQQQLDASAKDVTALAADGIPYEVLDRDECIRYEPALAHVREKIVGGLLTPEDETGDCFKFANALEKKAADLGVRFSYGTPIRGVDVESGRVRGVVTGSGRISVDAVVVAQGSYSPLLLKPHGINLPVYPVKGYSLTIPIDDPSRSPESTVMDETYKIAITRLGDRIRVGGMAEISGYNNDLRAARRKTLEHSVTNLFPGGDVSKASFWSGLRPMTPDGTPVIGPTKINGLYLNTGHGTLGWTMSTGSARVLSDLVSGRLPEIDAAGLAISRYGGSASTTITERELARET; encoded by the coding sequence ATGAAAGTCGCAGTTCTCGGCGCCGGCATCATCGGCGTCACGTCCGCATATCAGCTTGCCAAGGCAGGTCACGACGTTGTCGTCGTCGATCGCCAGCCCGGCCCGGCTCTGGAGACGAGCTTTGCCAATGCAGGCGAGGTTTCATTCGGCTATTGCTCGCCTTGGGCGGCGCCTGGCATACCTCAGAAGGCTCTGAAGTGGATCTTCATGGAGCACGCTCCACTGATCCTTCGTCCGAAGTTCGATGCCGCCATGCTCTCATGGATGCTGAAGATGCTGTCGAACTGCACCTACGAAAAATACGCTCTCAACAAGAGCCGCATGCTCCGCCTCTCGGACTACAGTCGCGCCGCCTTGACGGAACTGCGTGAGGAAACCGGAATCGCATACGACGAACGCATGCGGGGGACCTTGCAACTTTTCAGGAACCAGCAGCAGCTCGACGCCTCCGCAAAGGACGTGACCGCACTGGCCGCCGATGGGATTCCTTACGAGGTTCTCGATCGCGACGAATGCATTCGCTACGAACCCGCTTTGGCACACGTCCGCGAGAAGATCGTCGGAGGGCTTCTCACTCCGGAGGACGAGACTGGCGACTGCTTCAAGTTCGCCAATGCACTTGAGAAGAAGGCGGCCGATCTCGGCGTTCGGTTTTCCTACGGCACGCCGATAAGGGGCGTGGATGTGGAGTCCGGTCGTGTTCGGGGCGTCGTGACCGGCAGCGGTCGCATCTCCGTCGATGCTGTCGTCGTCGCGCAGGGAAGCTATTCGCCGCTGCTCCTGAAGCCTCACGGCATCAATCTCCCGGTCTATCCAGTCAAGGGATATTCCTTGACGATACCGATCGACGATCCTTCCAGATCACCTGAATCGACCGTGATGGACGAGACCTACAAGATCGCCATCACGCGTCTCGGCGACCGCATCCGAGTTGGGGGAATGGCAGAGATTTCCGGCTACAACAACGATCTTCGTGCGGCACGCAGGAAAACCCTTGAGCATTCCGTCACCAATCTGTTTCCTGGCGGCGACGTTTCGAAGGCAAGCTTCTGGTCCGGCCTGCGCCCCATGACGCCGGACGGCACCCCAGTCATTGGTCCCACGAAGATCAACGGACTTTATCTAAACACGGGCCACGGAACTCTAGGCTGGACCATGAGCACCGGATCTGCGCGGGTACTGTCAGATTTGGTCAGCGGCCGTCTACCTGAGATCGACGCCGCCGGACTTGCAATAAGCCGCTATGGCGGTTCGGCAAGCACCACGATCACCGAAAGAGAGCTGGCCCGGGAAACCTGA
- a CDS encoding DUF1330 domain-containing protein, whose translation MTAYAIFIQERSRDAAELQTYAEMLRPLLGGSGGTVLAAHGPQDVLEGAAPDGVVMVSFPTMEAARAFYDSPGYQAAAKHRFLGADYRSFVIGGID comes from the coding sequence ATGACCGCTTATGCCATTTTCATTCAAGAACGTAGCCGCGATGCAGCTGAACTGCAGACTTATGCGGAAATGTTGAGGCCATTGCTGGGGGGGTCGGGAGGAACCGTACTCGCCGCCCACGGCCCTCAGGACGTTCTGGAGGGGGCAGCTCCCGACGGTGTGGTGATGGTCAGTTTTCCCACTATGGAGGCGGCACGCGCCTTTTACGACAGTCCCGGATACCAAGCTGCCGCGAAACACCGGTTTCTCGGGGCGGACTATCGGTCCTTCGTCATAGGCGGGATCGACTAG
- a CDS encoding organic hydroperoxide resistance protein — protein sequence MSALYSTKVTAIGGRSGTVRSEDGLLDLPLALPTTMGGKGGATNPEQLFAAGYAACFENAVIHVTRNKAIRVKDTDIVVVAEVGLQPNGSGGFALSVALDVAITGLDQATAEEIVQAAHATCPYSNAVRGNIDVAITVKTI from the coding sequence ATGAGCGCACTCTACAGCACCAAAGTTACCGCGATCGGTGGCCGCAGCGGTACCGTCCGCAGCGAAGACGGCCTTCTTGATCTTCCGCTGGCGCTGCCCACGACGATGGGCGGCAAGGGCGGTGCGACTAATCCCGAGCAACTGTTCGCGGCCGGCTATGCGGCCTGCTTCGAAAATGCGGTGATCCACGTCACCCGCAACAAGGCGATCAGGGTGAAGGATACTGACATCGTGGTCGTGGCCGAAGTGGGTTTGCAGCCAAATGGCAGCGGTGGTTTTGCACTTTCAGTGGCGCTCGACGTCGCGATCACCGGTCTCGATCAGGCAACGGCTGAGGAAATCGTACAGGCGGCCCATGCGACGTGCCCCTATTCGAACGCGGTAAGGGGCAATATCGACGTCGCCATCACCGTTAAGACGATCTGA
- a CDS encoding SDR family oxidoreductase, protein MSGKVVIVTGASSGFGNLTVLELARRGHTVVATMRDVEGRNAKVRTDLIDSSKAEGHELQVLEMDVADEASVNSTIDQVFKQHGKIDVLVNNAGLMPVGVTEAYTVADIERLFAVNFFGAVRADRAVLPHMRAAGSGLLVHVTSLMGRVVFPFFGTYSASKFALEGLAEAYRYELKGFGIDSVIVEPGPFPSNLISSSPEPSDQTVLASYGEVAAIPGQIKAHANDGQDEANPPRPQRVADAIAELVEATERRPLRTVVMPEGLDFGVHRLNEAVRPIQNEMLTSFGMSEML, encoded by the coding sequence ATGAGCGGAAAAGTCGTTATTGTCACAGGCGCAAGCAGTGGTTTCGGAAACCTCACGGTGCTGGAACTCGCAAGGCGGGGCCATACGGTGGTTGCGACCATGCGGGACGTTGAGGGAAGAAATGCTAAGGTCCGAACGGACCTTATCGACTCATCGAAAGCCGAAGGCCATGAGCTGCAAGTCCTTGAAATGGACGTCGCCGACGAGGCCTCGGTCAATTCCACGATCGACCAGGTCTTCAAGCAGCACGGAAAGATCGATGTTCTGGTCAACAATGCCGGACTTATGCCCGTCGGGGTCACCGAAGCCTACACGGTGGCAGACATCGAACGGCTATTTGCGGTGAATTTCTTCGGCGCCGTACGGGCAGACCGCGCTGTTCTGCCGCATATGCGTGCCGCCGGCAGCGGACTCCTCGTGCACGTGACATCCCTGATGGGTCGGGTGGTTTTTCCGTTCTTCGGCACCTACTCCGCGAGCAAGTTTGCGCTCGAGGGGCTTGCCGAAGCCTATCGGTATGAACTGAAGGGCTTCGGAATCGACTCCGTCATTGTCGAGCCGGGGCCATTCCCGAGCAACCTCATCTCGTCGAGCCCGGAGCCATCCGACCAGACCGTGCTTGCGTCCTACGGCGAGGTCGCGGCGATCCCCGGTCAGATCAAGGCGCACGCCAATGATGGACAGGACGAGGCCAATCCCCCGCGGCCCCAGCGCGTGGCCGATGCCATCGCGGAGCTGGTCGAGGCTACGGAGCGGCGTCCATTGCGCACGGTCGTCATGCCCGAAGGGCTGGACTTCGGTGTCCATCGACTGAACGAGGCCGTACGCCCTATTCAGAACGAGATGCTCACCTCGTTTGGCATGTCAGAGATGCTGTGA
- a CDS encoding TetR/AcrR family transcriptional regulator: MQTRSVLEFVDVDGHSLEALAPRERILKTASDLFYRLSINSVGIDRIIAESGVAKMTFYKHFPSKAALIATYLRHKRVIWFQMLATATEKPGLSPPERVLAIFDAIDEPLRAPTFRGCSFARGLAEFGPEANTPEVQATIAEYFKELHEFVASLIEPLALSNPERTIIQILSLLQGSFVMAQSIPNGEIVAANRDAARLLLEHWLSD, from the coding sequence ATGCAGACGCGCAGCGTGCTTGAGTTTGTAGATGTGGATGGGCACTCGCTTGAAGCCCTCGCCCCGCGAGAGCGCATCTTAAAGACTGCTTCTGACCTGTTTTACCGGCTTAGCATCAACTCGGTCGGGATAGATCGGATCATCGCCGAGAGCGGCGTGGCGAAGATGACTTTTTACAAGCACTTCCCTTCGAAGGCCGCCCTCATCGCTACCTATCTGCGCCACAAGAGAGTCATCTGGTTCCAGATGCTCGCGACCGCGACCGAAAAGCCTGGCCTATCGCCACCTGAGCGGGTGCTCGCGATTTTCGACGCGATAGATGAACCGCTGCGCGCGCCTACTTTCCGCGGCTGTTCTTTCGCAAGAGGATTGGCGGAATTCGGACCCGAGGCAAACACCCCGGAGGTGCAGGCGACGATTGCCGAGTATTTCAAGGAACTGCATGAATTCGTTGCATCGCTCATTGAGCCGCTCGCTTTGAGTAACCCTGAGCGAACCATCATCCAGATCTTGTCGCTTCTCCAAGGCTCGTTTGTGATGGCGCAATCCATTCCTAACGGTGAAATTGTCGCGGCAAACCGCGATGCGGCCAGACTGCTATTGGAGCATTGGCTGTCCGACTGA
- a CDS encoding winged helix-turn-helix transcriptional regulator, whose product MAKERDWHCDDPKQQMIWAAATRDALQVLEGKWKIVIICQLFGAKGPLRFSELEKRVEGVNQKMLIQQLKELEKDGIITRTVFPQVPPRVEYALSEMGIALGPSMAELIDWAFMRRDARAAVSQDPA is encoded by the coding sequence ATGGCAAAAGAGCGTGACTGGCATTGTGACGATCCCAAACAGCAAATGATCTGGGCAGCTGCGACAAGGGACGCATTGCAAGTGCTTGAGGGCAAGTGGAAAATTGTCATTATCTGCCAGCTGTTCGGTGCAAAGGGTCCGCTAAGGTTCTCGGAACTTGAGAAGCGTGTAGAGGGCGTGAACCAGAAGATGCTCATTCAGCAACTCAAGGAGCTGGAAAAAGACGGGATCATCACGCGGACCGTGTTCCCTCAGGTTCCACCAAGGGTAGAATATGCACTCAGTGAGATGGGGATCGCGCTCGGTCCGTCTATGGCGGAACTTATCGACTGGGCTTTCATGCGACGTGATGCTCGTGCTGCCGTATCGCAGGATCCGGCGTAA
- a CDS encoding NADPH-dependent F420 reductase: protein MKIGIIGVGNIGKTIAQRLSAAGHHVKVANSRGPETIEADVLSSGARAVTVQDAATDVEALILSIPLNRIGDIASLVSSLPAETVVIDTSNYYPMRDGKIEELEQGKVESVWVSEHLGRPIVKAWNAIGTYSFAHKNKPEGHTDRIAIPVAADDDRDRKVGMALVEATGFTAFDAGAISESWRQQPGSPAYCTDLTRDEIPDALAAAEKTRLPKRRDLAAAAFQERLESGQTGPFGDYLVNLNRAIYR, encoded by the coding sequence ATGAAAATCGGTATCATCGGTGTCGGTAATATTGGCAAAACCATTGCACAGCGATTGAGCGCGGCAGGACACCACGTCAAGGTCGCCAACTCGCGCGGTCCTGAAACGATCGAGGCGGACGTCCTTTCTTCGGGTGCCCGCGCTGTCACGGTCCAAGACGCAGCCACGGACGTAGAAGCCTTGATACTTTCCATTCCGCTCAATCGCATTGGCGACATCGCCTCGCTGGTATCGTCTTTGCCGGCAGAGACGGTCGTCATAGACACGTCGAACTACTACCCGATGCGCGACGGCAAAATCGAGGAACTGGAACAGGGAAAAGTCGAAAGTGTCTGGGTCAGCGAACATCTGGGTCGCCCTATCGTGAAGGCGTGGAACGCGATCGGCACATACTCATTTGCTCACAAAAACAAACCTGAGGGCCACACTGACAGGATCGCTATTCCCGTGGCGGCCGACGATGACCGTGACCGCAAGGTCGGTATGGCCCTGGTCGAAGCAACCGGTTTCACGGCCTTCGATGCTGGCGCAATTTCAGAATCCTGGCGGCAACAACCCGGTTCGCCGGCATATTGCACCGACCTTACGCGCGACGAAATACCAGATGCCCTGGCTGCGGCTGAAAAGACCCGACTTCCGAAGCGACGCGACCTTGCCGCTGCTGCCTTCCAGGAAAGGCTCGAGAGCGGCCAGACGGGGCCGTTCGGAGATTATCTGGTCAACCTGAACCGGGCGATCTACCGGTAA
- a CDS encoding NtaA/DmoA family FMN-dependent monooxygenase (This protein belongs to a clade of FMN-dependent monooxygenases, within a broader family of flavin-dependent oxidoreductases, the luciferase-like monooxygenase (LMM) family, some of whose members use coenzyme F420 rather than FMN.): MTRQMIIGMLFGNGYGSQPGSWRMPGVDPRNYTNFDSQVRYAQSAERGKFQFLFMPDFPALTGNVETEAPMINIDPMITLAAVARGTERIGLVATGSTTFNEPYNLARQFKALDLMSHGRAGWNAVPSSDPAIAANYGRNLPPRSEKYQRLHESIQIVQALWGSWEQGAWLHDAASGRFADASRIRPINLQGNYVGSSGPLPLPPSEQGQPVIFQAGGGDQGLEVAARYASGVIGAVYTIQAARAQRMALRNAAERVGRDPDEIKFFPGLMTTITPDRRSGLDRRITVSGETFPQRVEYLGQMLGLQLDAARLDEPLSTAQLVTARPSPRDPRSARALDIAREGWSLRDILAHGVIDYHPVIAGPAVEAADHMQTWFEAGAADGFWLSPDVYEDGIDALVDQVVPLLQERGLFHHDYSGTTLRDHLGAPPRYGLDTRIML; the protein is encoded by the coding sequence ATGACCAGACAGATGATCATCGGCATGCTTTTCGGTAACGGCTATGGTTCGCAGCCGGGATCCTGGAGAATGCCGGGGGTCGATCCCCGGAACTACACGAACTTCGACAGCCAGGTGCGCTATGCCCAGTCGGCGGAACGGGGCAAGTTTCAGTTCCTGTTCATGCCGGACTTTCCGGCGCTGACCGGCAATGTCGAAACCGAAGCACCGATGATCAACATCGATCCGATGATAACGCTCGCGGCCGTCGCGCGCGGGACCGAACGGATCGGGTTGGTCGCGACCGGTTCGACCACATTCAACGAGCCTTATAACCTTGCACGGCAGTTCAAGGCTCTCGACCTGATGAGCCATGGCCGGGCGGGATGGAATGCGGTCCCTAGCAGCGATCCGGCGATCGCCGCCAATTATGGTCGCAATCTTCCGCCCCGTAGCGAAAAGTATCAGCGGTTGCACGAGTCGATCCAGATCGTTCAGGCCCTCTGGGGTAGCTGGGAACAGGGAGCATGGCTGCACGACGCCGCGTCGGGGCGTTTCGCGGATGCTTCGAGGATACGGCCAATCAATCTTCAGGGAAACTACGTTGGTTCCAGCGGTCCGCTGCCGCTGCCGCCATCCGAACAGGGTCAGCCGGTCATCTTCCAGGCGGGCGGCGGCGATCAGGGACTGGAGGTCGCGGCCCGTTATGCAAGCGGCGTGATCGGGGCGGTCTACACCATCCAGGCGGCCCGTGCCCAGCGCATGGCGCTCCGCAACGCTGCGGAACGTGTTGGTCGCGATCCTGACGAGATAAAGTTTTTCCCCGGCCTCATGACGACGATCACGCCCGACAGACGAAGCGGGCTTGATCGCCGGATTACGGTCAGCGGGGAAACCTTCCCGCAGCGCGTAGAATATCTCGGGCAGATGTTGGGATTGCAGCTAGACGCGGCACGGCTCGACGAGCCGCTGTCAACGGCTCAACTTGTGACTGCTCGCCCTTCACCGCGCGATCCCCGGTCGGCCCGTGCCCTCGACATCGCTCGGGAGGGCTGGAGCCTGCGGGATATTCTGGCGCATGGCGTGATCGACTACCACCCGGTCATCGCCGGCCCGGCGGTCGAAGCTGCCGACCATATGCAGACCTGGTTCGAGGCGGGTGCGGCCGATGGCTTCTGGCTGTCGCCCGACGTCTACGAGGACGGTATCGATGCGCTCGTCGATCAGGTGGTCCCTCTCCTGCAGGAACGCGGACTATTTCATCACGACTACTCGGGAACGACCCTGCGCGACCATCTCGGCGCCCCGCCCCGGTACGGGCTTGATACGCGTATCATGCTGTGA